One genomic window of Comamonas serinivorans includes the following:
- the kdsB gene encoding 3-deoxy-manno-octulosonate cytidylyltransferase, translating to MPFTVLIPARLASTRLPNKPLADLGGKPMVVRVAERARQSQATEVVVATDAPEVVAACQAHGVRAVLTAADHPSGSDRLAEACAALGLADEACVVNVQGDEPLIAPALIDAVAELLVRHPQASMSTAAHAIDTLADFVNPNVVKVTTDRHGLALSFSRAPMPWWRDGFADGVQALPTDPAPLRHIGIYGYRVGFLRAFPTLAQAPIERCESLEQMRALWHGHRIAVHVTAEAPGRGVDTPEDLKHVQATFAAGAGEGR from the coding sequence ATGCCCTTCACCGTTCTGATTCCGGCGCGTCTGGCGTCGACCCGCCTGCCCAACAAGCCGCTGGCCGACCTGGGCGGCAAGCCCATGGTGGTGCGCGTGGCCGAGCGCGCCCGCCAGTCGCAGGCGACGGAGGTGGTGGTCGCCACCGACGCGCCCGAGGTTGTTGCCGCATGCCAGGCCCACGGCGTGCGGGCGGTGCTGACCGCCGCCGACCACCCCAGCGGCAGCGACCGCCTGGCCGAGGCCTGCGCGGCCCTGGGTCTGGCCGATGAAGCCTGTGTCGTCAACGTGCAGGGCGACGAGCCCTTGATCGCCCCGGCGCTGATCGACGCCGTGGCGGAGCTGCTGGTCCGTCATCCGCAGGCGTCCATGAGCACCGCCGCGCACGCCATCGACACGCTGGCCGATTTCGTCAACCCGAATGTCGTGAAGGTGACGACCGACCGCCATGGCCTGGCCCTGTCGTTCAGCCGCGCCCCCATGCCCTGGTGGCGCGATGGGTTCGCCGACGGCGTGCAGGCGCTGCCGACCGATCCTGCACCGCTGCGGCACATCGGCATCTACGGCTATCGGGTCGGCTTTCTGCGTGCGTTTCCCACGCTGGCGCAGGCGCCCATCGAGCGCTGCGAATCGCTGGAGCAGATGCGGGCGCTGTGGCACGGCCACCGCATCGCGGTGCACGTCACCGCCGAGGCGCCCGGTCGTGGGGTCGACACGCCCGAGGACCTGAAGCACGTGCAGGCCACCTTTGCCGCGGGGGCGGGCGAGGGCCGCTGA
- the cyoD gene encoding cytochrome o ubiquinol oxidase subunit IV, with the protein MSAQDVHGHDDHHHDDGPHSTFSGYMWGFVLSIVLTAIPFWLVMTDIIANRSTAVLVLGAFAVVQIIVHMVFFLHMNGKVEGGWTMLSTIFTVVFVAIAIAGTLWVMFHMNTNMMPMHPQGVQHGAP; encoded by the coding sequence ATGAGTGCACAAGACGTTCACGGTCACGACGACCACCACCACGACGATGGCCCGCACAGCACGTTCTCGGGCTACATGTGGGGCTTCGTGCTCTCCATCGTCCTCACCGCCATCCCGTTCTGGCTGGTGATGACCGACATCATCGCCAACCGCTCGACCGCCGTGCTGGTGCTGGGCGCCTTCGCGGTGGTGCAGATCATCGTGCACATGGTGTTCTTCCTGCACATGAACGGCAAGGTCGAAGGCGGTTGGACCATGCTGTCCACCATCTTCACCGTGGTCTTCGTGGCCATCGCTATCGCCGGCACGCTGTGGGTCATGTTCCACATGAACACCAACATGATGCCCATGCACCCGCAGGGCGTGCAGCACGGCGCGCCGTGA
- the cyoC gene encoding cytochrome o ubiquinol oxidase subunit III encodes MSNPHLNAGGTAALATREYHLAHEPHPENGTALGFWLYLMSDCLIFASLFATWGVLGRNFAGGPNGAELFDLTLVALNTAFLLLSSITFGFAMLRKQVNDKGGTLLWLAITGFFGLCFLAVELYEFHHLIHVGAGPQSSAAMSAFFALVGTHGLHVTFGLIWLVVLMIQISKHGLIHENKRRLMCLSMFWHFLDVVWIGVFTFVYLMGVL; translated from the coding sequence ATGTCTAATCCACACCTGAACGCTGGCGGCACAGCCGCCCTGGCCACGCGCGAGTACCACCTCGCACACGAGCCCCATCCCGAGAACGGCACCGCGCTGGGCTTCTGGCTCTACCTGATGAGCGACTGCCTCATCTTCGCGTCGCTGTTCGCCACCTGGGGCGTGCTGGGCCGCAACTTTGCGGGCGGGCCCAACGGCGCCGAGCTGTTCGACCTGACGCTGGTGGCCCTGAACACGGCCTTCCTGCTGCTGTCGTCCATCACCTTCGGCTTTGCCATGCTGCGCAAGCAGGTCAATGACAAGGGCGGCACGCTGCTGTGGCTGGCCATCACCGGCTTCTTCGGCCTGTGCTTCCTGGCGGTCGAACTCTACGAGTTCCACCACCTGATCCACGTGGGCGCGGGCCCGCAGAGCAGCGCCGCCATGTCGGCCTTCTTTGCCCTGGTGGGCACCCACGGCCTGCACGTGACCTTCGGCCTGATCTGGCTGGTCGTGCTGATGATCCAGATCAGCAAGCACGGCCTGATCCACGAAAACAAGCGTCGCCTGATGTGCCTGTCCATGTTCTGGCACTTCCTGGACGTGGTCTGGATCGGCGTGTTCACCTTTGTTTACCTGATGGGGGTGCTCTGA
- the cyoB gene encoding cytochrome o ubiquinol oxidase subunit I, with product MSVSEQTTPAHWLLGRITWDQIPMTHEPIVLVTFIAVVLGGLAVLAGITKFKLWGPLWNDWICSIDHKKIGIMYMLLALVMLLRGFADAVMMRLQQAMAFGDNMGYLPPHHYDQIFTAHGVIMIFFVAMPFVTGFMNYVVPLQIGARDVSFPFLNNFSFWMTTGGAVLVMISLFLGEFSTSGWLALSNLGHQSGSTGLDYYIWGLQVAGVGTTLSGINLIVTIIKMRAPGMNLMKMPVFTWTSLCTNALIVASFPVLTAALVLMSLDRYVGTNFFTNDLGGNPMLYVNLIWIWGHPEVYILVLPAFGIFSEVVATFSRKRLFGYTSMVYATVCITILSYLVWLHHFFTMGSGASVNSFFGITTMIISIPTGAKIFNWLFTMYKGRIRFSVPMLWSVGFMVTFAIGGMTGVLLAVPPADFVLHNSLFLIAHFHNVIIGGVVFAVFAGINYWYPKAFGYKLNEFWGKASFWFWLVGFWVAFTPLYILGLMGVTRRANHFEDTSLQIWFIIAAFGVALIAAGIGCFLIQLVVSYLQRDKLRDETGDPWDARTLEWATSSPPPQYNFAFTPVVHDVDAWWDMKKHGYQRPLTGFEPIHMPANTGSGIVVAGLSTVLGFALIWHMWPLAIASFAGTVLASIIHTFNYKRDYYIPAADVAATEEKRTQQLAAAHV from the coding sequence ATGTCTGTGTCTGAACAAACTACGCCGGCCCACTGGCTGTTGGGTCGCATCACCTGGGATCAGATTCCCATGACGCACGAGCCCATCGTGCTGGTGACTTTCATTGCCGTGGTGCTCGGTGGTCTGGCTGTGCTGGCCGGCATCACCAAATTCAAGCTCTGGGGCCCGTTGTGGAACGACTGGATCTGCTCCATCGACCACAAGAAGATCGGCATCATGTACATGCTGCTGGCGCTGGTCATGCTGCTGCGCGGCTTCGCCGACGCGGTGATGATGCGTCTGCAACAGGCCATGGCCTTTGGCGACAACATGGGCTACCTGCCCCCGCACCACTACGACCAGATTTTCACGGCCCACGGCGTGATCATGATCTTCTTCGTGGCCATGCCGTTCGTGACGGGTTTCATGAACTACGTGGTGCCGCTGCAGATCGGCGCGCGTGACGTGTCGTTCCCGTTCCTGAACAACTTCAGCTTCTGGATGACGACCGGCGGTGCTGTGCTGGTCATGATCTCGCTGTTCCTGGGCGAGTTCTCGACCTCGGGCTGGCTGGCGCTGTCCAACCTGGGACACCAGAGCGGGAGCACCGGGCTGGACTACTACATCTGGGGGCTGCAGGTCGCCGGGGTGGGGACCACGCTGTCGGGCATCAACCTGATCGTCACCATCATCAAGATGCGCGCGCCCGGCATGAACCTGATGAAGATGCCCGTCTTCACCTGGACCTCGCTGTGCACCAACGCCCTGATCGTGGCCTCGTTCCCGGTGCTGACCGCTGCCCTGGTGCTGATGTCGCTGGACCGCTATGTGGGCACCAACTTCTTCACCAACGACCTGGGTGGCAACCCCATGTTGTACGTGAACCTGATCTGGATCTGGGGCCACCCCGAGGTCTACATCCTGGTGCTGCCCGCCTTCGGCATCTTCTCGGAAGTCGTGGCCACGTTCAGCCGCAAGCGCCTGTTTGGCTACACCTCCATGGTGTACGCCACGGTCTGTATCACCATCCTGTCGTACCTGGTGTGGCTGCACCACTTCTTCACCATGGGCTCGGGGGCCAGCGTGAACTCGTTCTTCGGGATCACGACCATGATCATCTCGATCCCGACGGGCGCCAAGATCTTCAACTGGCTGTTCACCATGTACAAGGGCCGCATCCGCTTCAGCGTGCCCATGCTGTGGTCGGTGGGCTTCATGGTCACCTTCGCCATCGGCGGCATGACGGGCGTGCTGCTGGCCGTGCCGCCGGCCGACTTCGTGCTGCACAACTCGCTGTTCCTGATCGCGCACTTCCACAACGTGATCATCGGCGGCGTGGTGTTCGCCGTGTTCGCCGGCATCAACTACTGGTATCCCAAGGCCTTTGGCTACAAGCTCAACGAGTTCTGGGGCAAGGCGTCGTTCTGGTTCTGGCTGGTCGGCTTCTGGGTGGCGTTCACGCCGCTGTACATCCTGGGCCTGATGGGAGTGACGCGCCGCGCCAACCACTTCGAAGACACCTCGCTGCAGATCTGGTTCATCATTGCCGCCTTCGGTGTGGCCCTGATCGCCGCCGGCATCGGCTGCTTCCTGATCCAGCTCGTGGTCAGCTACCTGCAGCGCGACAAGCTGCGTGACGAAACCGGCGACCCCTGGGATGCCCGCACGCTGGAGTGGGCCACCTCGTCACCCCCGCCGCAGTACAACTTCGCCTTCACGCCCGTGGTGCACGACGTCGATGCCTGGTGGGACATGAAGAAGCACGGCTACCAGCGTCCGCTGACCGGCTTCGAGCCCATCCACATGCCTGCGAACACCGGTTCCGGCATCGTGGTCGCCGGCCTGTCGACGGTGCTGGGTTTCGCCCTGATCTGGCACATGTGGCCCCTGGCCATCGCATCGTTCGCCGGCACCGTGCTGGCCTCGATCATTCACACCTTCAACTACAAGCGCGACTACTACATCCCGGCGGCCGACGTGGCGGCCACGGAAGAAAAGCGCACGCAACAGCTGGCTGCCGCACATGTCTAA
- the cyoA gene encoding ubiquinol oxidase subunit II → MRLINLLRSAIVLAAVGLLAGCELVVLNPAGDIAAQQGRLIVVATALMLLIVVPVIVLILLFAWRYRQNGKAAETDYDPDWHHSTKLELIIWSAPLLIIIALGALTWITTHQLDPYRPLDRISADKPLSPDVKPLEVEVVSLDWKWLFFLPEQGIATVNELAAPVDRPIRFKLTSTHTMNAFYVPDLAGMIYTMPGMETQLNAVINKPGEFPGKSAHYSGAGFAGMTFKFHGLSDQDFDAWVAKAKAEGQPLSRDAYRELVKPSERNPVQLFSSVEDQLYQRILNRCVEDGQVCMHEIMAKDAGLQPASAQAAPASETPASAPQAGH, encoded by the coding sequence ATGCGTCTCATCAACTTGCTCCGCAGTGCCATCGTGCTCGCCGCCGTCGGTTTACTTGCCGGCTGCGAGCTCGTGGTACTCAATCCCGCTGGCGACATTGCGGCCCAACAGGGCCGTTTGATCGTCGTTGCCACCGCCCTCATGCTGCTCATCGTGGTGCCGGTGATCGTCCTGATCCTGCTGTTCGCCTGGCGCTACCGCCAGAACGGCAAGGCCGCCGAAACCGACTACGACCCCGATTGGCACCACTCCACCAAGCTGGAGCTGATCATCTGGTCCGCGCCGCTGCTGATCATCATCGCGCTGGGCGCCCTGACCTGGATCACCACGCACCAGCTCGATCCCTATCGCCCGCTGGACCGCATCTCGGCCGACAAGCCGCTGAGCCCCGATGTGAAGCCGCTCGAGGTGGAAGTCGTGTCGCTGGACTGGAAGTGGCTGTTCTTCCTGCCGGAGCAGGGCATTGCGACGGTCAACGAGCTGGCCGCGCCGGTGGATCGTCCGATCCGCTTCAAGCTGACTTCGACCCACACCATGAACGCGTTCTACGTGCCGGACCTGGCCGGCATGATCTACACCATGCCCGGCATGGAGACGCAGCTCAACGCGGTCATCAACAAGCCCGGTGAATTCCCCGGCAAGTCGGCGCACTACAGCGGCGCCGGCTTTGCGGGCATGACGTTCAAGTTCCATGGCCTGTCGGATCAGGACTTCGACGCCTGGGTGGCCAAGGCCAAGGCGGAAGGCCAGCCGCTGTCGCGCGATGCCTACCGCGAGCTGGTCAAGCCCAGCGAGCGCAACCCCGTGCAGCTGTTCTCGTCGGTGGAAGACCAGCTCTATCAGCGCATCCTGAACCGCTGCGTCGAAGACGGCCAAGTCTGCATGCACGAGATCATGGCCAAGGACGCCGGCCTGCAACCGGCCAGCGCCCAGGCTGCGCCTGCGTCTGAAACGCCCGCATCCGCGCCCCAGGCGGGCCATTGA
- a CDS encoding MFS transporter, whose amino-acid sequence MATLTQTFPTPAGSPGVGSSAPSQEDVKPGDIAVGVIIGRTSEYFDFFVYGIASALVFPKVFFPWLPGLEATLWSFALFALAFIARPIGTALSMAIQRRWGMATKLTTALFLLGTCTACIAFLPGYEVLGIHAVILLALFRFGQGLALGGSWDGLPSLLAMNVPQERRGWYAMMGQLGAPIGFIIASGLFAYLYTSLSHDDFFSFGWRYPFYVAFAINVVALFARLRLVMDDEFQTMLARSELTPVDVGELMSNQGHNVIIGAFAALASFALFHLVTVFPLSWVQLFTSQPVGEFLEVQIVGGFLCAIAVVVSGWAADRFGRRNTLGSMAALIALFALAAPMLLKGGTAGQNTFLLLGFVLLGLSYGQSSGTVTSNFLSKYRYTGAALTTDLAWLIGAAFAPLVALGLSAYFGLGYLSVYLLSACVCTLGALALNKSLESRDSQ is encoded by the coding sequence ATGGCCACCTTGACCCAAACCTTTCCCACGCCAGCCGGTTCGCCGGGTGTCGGATCGTCTGCACCGTCCCAGGAGGACGTGAAGCCTGGCGACATCGCCGTGGGCGTGATCATCGGACGCACCTCCGAGTATTTCGACTTCTTCGTCTACGGCATCGCCTCGGCGCTCGTGTTTCCCAAGGTGTTCTTCCCCTGGTTGCCGGGCCTGGAGGCCACCCTGTGGTCCTTCGCGCTCTTTGCACTGGCCTTCATCGCGCGCCCCATCGGCACCGCGCTGTCCATGGCCATCCAGCGCCGCTGGGGCATGGCCACCAAGTTGACCACCGCGCTGTTCCTGCTGGGCACCTGCACTGCGTGCATCGCCTTTCTGCCGGGCTACGAGGTCCTCGGCATCCATGCCGTGATCCTGCTGGCCCTGTTTCGCTTTGGCCAGGGCTTGGCCCTGGGCGGCTCCTGGGACGGCCTGCCGTCGCTGCTGGCCATGAATGTGCCCCAGGAGCGCCGCGGCTGGTACGCCATGATGGGCCAGTTGGGTGCGCCGATCGGCTTCATCATCGCCAGCGGCTTGTTCGCCTACCTGTACACCAGCCTGTCGCACGACGACTTCTTCAGCTTCGGCTGGCGCTACCCCTTCTACGTGGCCTTCGCGATCAACGTCGTGGCCTTGTTCGCCCGCCTGCGGCTGGTCATGGACGATGAGTTCCAGACCATGCTGGCCCGCAGCGAACTCACCCCGGTCGACGTGGGCGAGCTCATGAGCAACCAGGGACACAACGTGATCATCGGCGCCTTCGCCGCGCTGGCGAGCTTCGCGCTGTTCCACCTGGTGACGGTGTTCCCGCTGTCCTGGGTGCAGCTGTTCACCTCGCAGCCGGTGGGCGAGTTCCTGGAGGTGCAGATCGTCGGCGGCTTCCTCTGCGCCATCGCCGTCGTGGTGTCGGGCTGGGCCGCCGACCGCTTCGGCCGCCGCAACACCCTGGGCTCCATGGCGGCGCTGATCGCCTTGTTTGCCCTGGCGGCGCCCATGCTGCTCAAAGGCGGCACGGCGGGCCAGAACACCTTCCTGCTGCTGGGCTTCGTGCTGCTGGGCCTGTCCTACGGCCAGTCCTCGGGCACCGTGACCTCGAACTTCCTGTCCAAGTACCGCTACACCGGCGCCGCCTTGACCACCGACCTCGCCTGGCTCATCGGCGCAGCCTTTGCGCCCCTGGTGGCGCTGGGCCTGTCGGCTTACTTCGGACTGGGCTACCTCAGCGTCTACCTGCTGTCGGCCTGCGTGTGCACGCTGGGCGCCCTGGCGCTGAACAAGTCCCTGGAATCGCGCGACAGCCAGTGA
- a CDS encoding thioredoxin family protein, producing the protein MSYTANFAPETLSRAEVDAQRGPLVLEFGTNWCGHCQRAQPSVQAVLAANDVPHVKVEDGSGRPLGRSFGVRLWPTLAFLKDGQELARVVRPTDTSELSQALSRILT; encoded by the coding sequence ATGAGCTACACCGCCAACTTCGCCCCCGAAACCCTCTCGCGCGCCGAGGTCGACGCCCAGCGCGGGCCGCTGGTGCTGGAATTCGGCACCAACTGGTGCGGGCACTGCCAGCGCGCGCAGCCCTCGGTACAGGCTGTGCTGGCCGCGAACGACGTGCCGCACGTCAAGGTGGAAGACGGTTCCGGCCGCCCCCTGGGCCGCTCGTTTGGCGTGCGCCTTTGGCCCACGCTGGCGTTCCTGAAGGACGGGCAAGAGCTGGCACGCGTGGTGCGCCCCACCGACACGTCCGAGCTGAGCCAGGCCCTGAGCCGCATCCTGACGTGA